From Algoriphagus sp. NG3, the proteins below share one genomic window:
- a CDS encoding CoA-binding protein: MSDKLTLIVGATTNPGRYAYFAAGRLADAGIPFIPIGIKSGEVFGEKILDIRSKPELQNIHTITLYLGPVNQEEWIDYLIGLNPKRIIFNPGTENPVFFKKAKAENIEVLPACTLVMLGSGQY, translated from the coding sequence ATGTCTGATAAACTTACACTAATAGTGGGAGCTACCACAAATCCAGGCCGATATGCTTATTTTGCGGCCGGTAGATTAGCTGATGCCGGAATTCCATTCATTCCTATTGGGATTAAATCCGGTGAGGTTTTCGGTGAGAAAATCCTTGATATTCGGAGTAAACCCGAATTACAAAACATCCATACCATCACACTATATCTGGGGCCTGTAAATCAAGAAGAATGGATTGATTATCTGATAGGCTTAAATCCCAAGCGTATTATTTTCAATCCGGGAACAGAAAACCCTGTCTTTTTCAAAAAGGCAAAAGCTGAGAATATTGAGGTGCTTCCTGCATGTACACTGGTAATGCTAGGTTCAGGTCAGTATTGA
- a CDS encoding phosphatase — protein MKFAAVDIGSNAIRMQITSISLYEGVTKFKKLEYLRFPLRLGLDVFHNQKICDINRRKFVKLMKAFKILIDLYEVDDYMACATSAMRESSNGKEIALEVKEEIGLKINIIDGNKEAELINKSLNKFFDEKTYLHIDVGGGSTELNIYKNREKVVSKSFQIGSVRALEDKVAGPVWTAMENFVIKHLQHSSKVISIGTGGNINKIFELSLPRKNKRYLDYQKIDEVLAYLQTLSFDERVHKLNLNHDRADVIIPAGKIYQRAMKVANSHQMIVPDLGLKDGIIQVLYERHIAKKPL, from the coding sequence TTGAAATTCGCAGCAGTAGACATTGGATCAAATGCCATACGGATGCAAATCACCAGCATCTCACTATACGAAGGTGTGACCAAATTCAAGAAACTTGAATATTTAAGGTTCCCGCTACGTTTGGGTTTGGATGTATTCCATAACCAAAAAATTTGTGATATCAACCGGAGAAAATTTGTGAAGTTGATGAAGGCCTTTAAGATCCTGATAGATCTTTACGAGGTGGATGATTACATGGCCTGTGCTACCTCAGCTATGCGTGAAAGTAGTAATGGCAAGGAAATAGCCTTAGAAGTAAAAGAAGAAATTGGCCTGAAAATCAATATTATTGACGGAAATAAAGAGGCAGAACTCATCAATAAATCACTCAACAAGTTCTTTGACGAAAAGACTTACCTGCACATAGATGTAGGAGGAGGTAGCACTGAACTCAATATTTACAAAAACCGGGAAAAAGTAGTGTCCAAATCCTTTCAGATCGGATCAGTGCGCGCACTGGAAGACAAGGTAGCAGGCCCAGTTTGGACAGCTATGGAAAACTTCGTCATCAAACATTTACAGCATAGCTCTAAAGTGATTTCTATTGGTACAGGAGGGAATATCAACAAAATTTTCGAATTGTCACTACCAAGAAAAAACAAGCGCTATTTAGATTATCAAAAAATCGATGAAGTACTAGCCTACCTGCAAACACTTTCATTTGATGAGCGGGTCCATAAACTAAACTTGAACCATGATCGTGCGGATGTGATCATACCTGCAGGTAAAATCTATCAGCGCGCAATGAAAGTCGCAAATTCCCACCAAATGATTGTACCTGATTTGGGGCTAAAAGACGGAATCATCCAAGTACTTTATGAGCGGCATATAGCAAAAAAGCCCCTTTAA
- a CDS encoding 1-acyl-sn-glycerol-3-phosphate acyltransferase, translating into MSKKFIDIEKAIASKNPKLLKWMPGFLLNYIKRVTHEEWMNDVLDRVDHLHGIDFANGLIRELNIEVELVGAENIPKTGGIILAANHPLGGIDGIALMQAIGQVRTDLRFLVNDLLMAFKNFQPLFIPINKHGRNSVDTLAAIESVYSGSYAVLIFPAGLVSRKLDSGIRDLEWKKSFVSKAKKYKKDILPCFIGGKNSRFFYNLAYWRKKIGIKANIEMFYLADELYKQQGQKVVITVGEQISYQNLDSSKTDGQWADHVKDVVYELGKKNE; encoded by the coding sequence ATGTCAAAGAAATTTATCGATATAGAGAAAGCCATCGCTTCTAAAAACCCCAAGCTTTTGAAGTGGATGCCTGGCTTTTTGCTGAACTATATCAAGCGGGTAACCCATGAAGAGTGGATGAACGATGTGCTGGACCGGGTGGATCATCTTCATGGAATAGACTTTGCCAATGGGTTGATCAGAGAACTCAATATTGAAGTAGAACTGGTAGGAGCGGAGAACATTCCCAAGACTGGGGGGATTATCCTTGCTGCCAATCATCCGCTGGGAGGAATAGATGGGATTGCGTTGATGCAGGCAATAGGGCAGGTGCGGACTGATCTGCGTTTTCTGGTAAATGATCTGCTGATGGCTTTCAAGAATTTCCAGCCTTTATTTATCCCAATCAACAAGCATGGGAGGAATTCTGTAGATACTTTGGCAGCTATAGAATCCGTCTATTCGGGCTCCTATGCGGTGTTGATTTTTCCGGCAGGATTAGTTTCGAGAAAGCTGGATTCTGGAATTCGGGATTTAGAGTGGAAAAAGAGCTTTGTGAGCAAAGCGAAGAAATACAAAAAAGATATATTACCTTGTTTTATAGGAGGTAAAAATTCCAGATTTTTCTACAATTTGGCTTATTGGAGAAAAAAAATTGGTATTAAAGCCAATATTGAGATGTTCTATCTAGCTGATGAATTATACAAGCAGCAAGGGCAGAAAGTGGTGATCACTGTAGGTGAACAGATTTCCTATCAGAACTTGGATTCCTCCAAAACGGATGGACAATGGGCTGATCATGTGAAGGATGTAGTTTACGAACTTGGTAAAAAGAATGAATAA
- a CDS encoding DUF202 domain-containing protein has protein sequence MENDLERELIIRDYLARQRTTLANNRTLLSFIRTSLYFLVSGTALFEVKELDHVRDLGYLAFGLSILFLIIGFLSFYRIRAKLKKGNYLKM, from the coding sequence ATGGAAAATGACTTGGAAAGAGAATTAATAATTCGGGATTATTTGGCCAGACAACGTACAACTTTGGCAAATAACAGGACTTTATTATCATTTATCAGAACATCCCTTTACTTTTTAGTATCCGGAACGGCACTATTTGAAGTCAAAGAACTGGATCACGTGAGAGATCTGGGGTACCTGGCATTTGGATTGAGCATTTTATTTTTGATCATAGGATTCTTGAGTTTTTACCGCATTCGCGCAAAGCTCAAAAAAGGAAATTATTTAAAAATGTGA
- the gyrB gene encoding DNA topoisomerase (ATP-hydrolyzing) subunit B: protein MSEEKAKNPAEYGAGNIQVLEGLEAVRKRPAMYIGDVGVKGLHHLIWEVVDNSIDEALAGYCDTIKVTVNEDNSITVEDNGRGIPTDMHEKEKRSALEVVLTVLHAGGKFDKDTYKVSGGLHGVGVSCVNALSTDLKATVYRNGVITEQEFKIGVPQYPARQIGTTDRRGTTIHFKPDESIFAITEFKYETIANRLREMSFLNAGIRIFLTDLRETEDDGSVKSDEFFSEGGLVEFVQYLDVSREKIIDTPISIDTEKNGVPVQVAMNYNSSYSENVVSYVNTINTYEGGSHVSGFRRALTRTLKSYADKSGMLDKLKMEVSGDDFREGLTAVISVKVAEPQFEGQTKTKLGNSDVVGAVDSAVSEALQTWLEEHPKEAKIIVGKVILAAQARHAARKAREMVQRKNVLGGGGLPGKLADCANSDPTVCELYLVEGDSAGGSAKQGRDRDFQAILPLKGKILNVEKAHEHKIYDNEEIKNILTALGVKFGTANDDKELDLTGLRYHKIIIMTDADIDGSHIRTLILTLFFRYMRSLIENGFVYIALPPLYLLKRGKDERYCWTEEERKILTAEMAKDGKEDSVGIQRYKGLGEMNPEQLWTTTMDPNVRSIKQVNIESAAEADHLFSVLMGDEVAPRREFIEKNAKYAKIDT from the coding sequence ATGAGTGAAGAAAAAGCGAAGAATCCAGCCGAATACGGTGCCGGTAATATCCAGGTATTAGAAGGGCTTGAAGCAGTTCGTAAGAGACCTGCTATGTATATCGGTGACGTAGGTGTCAAGGGACTCCACCACCTGATCTGGGAAGTAGTGGATAACTCTATTGATGAGGCACTTGCAGGTTACTGCGATACGATTAAGGTTACCGTGAATGAAGACAATTCAATCACGGTAGAAGATAACGGTCGTGGGATTCCAACCGATATGCATGAAAAGGAGAAAAGGTCAGCGCTAGAGGTAGTGTTGACTGTATTACATGCTGGAGGTAAGTTTGACAAGGATACCTATAAAGTGTCCGGTGGGCTCCATGGTGTAGGGGTATCCTGTGTTAATGCGCTATCCACCGATCTGAAAGCTACTGTATATAGAAATGGGGTTATTACCGAACAGGAATTTAAAATCGGTGTGCCACAGTATCCTGCCAGACAAATAGGCACTACCGATCGAAGGGGAACCACGATCCATTTCAAGCCCGATGAAAGTATATTTGCAATCACTGAATTCAAATACGAAACTATAGCCAATAGGCTGCGGGAGATGTCGTTTTTGAATGCAGGTATCAGGATTTTCCTGACTGATTTACGTGAGACAGAAGATGACGGGTCGGTAAAATCTGACGAATTCTTCTCCGAAGGAGGATTGGTGGAATTTGTTCAATACTTGGACGTAAGCCGTGAGAAAATCATAGACACACCGATTTCTATCGACACTGAAAAGAACGGAGTGCCGGTGCAGGTAGCGATGAACTATAACAGTTCCTACTCTGAGAACGTAGTGTCTTATGTAAACACTATCAATACCTACGAAGGAGGTAGCCACGTTTCAGGATTTAGAAGGGCATTGACCAGGACACTGAAATCTTATGCGGATAAATCCGGTATGCTGGATAAGCTGAAGATGGAAGTGTCAGGTGATGATTTCCGTGAAGGCCTTACTGCAGTGATCTCTGTGAAAGTGGCAGAGCCCCAATTTGAAGGGCAGACCAAGACCAAATTGGGTAACTCCGATGTAGTGGGTGCCGTGGACAGTGCTGTCTCTGAAGCTTTACAAACCTGGCTGGAAGAGCATCCGAAGGAAGCCAAAATCATCGTTGGTAAGGTGATATTGGCAGCTCAGGCCAGACATGCAGCAAGAAAAGCCCGCGAAATGGTGCAGCGTAAGAACGTCTTGGGGGGAGGTGGACTTCCTGGCAAGCTTGCGGATTGTGCAAATAGTGACCCTACCGTTTGTGAGTTGTACCTAGTCGAAGGGGACTCGGCCGGTGGATCTGCCAAGCAGGGAAGAGACCGGGATTTTCAGGCAATTTTACCGCTTAAGGGTAAAATCCTGAACGTGGAGAAGGCTCACGAACACAAAATATACGACAACGAAGAAATAAAGAATATCCTGACCGCCCTAGGGGTTAAATTCGGTACGGCAAACGACGATAAAGAACTTGATCTTACAGGTCTTCGATATCACAAAATCATCATCATGACAGATGCTGATATTGATGGGTCCCACATCCGTACACTGATATTGACGTTGTTCTTCCGTTATATGCGATCACTGATCGAAAACGGTTTTGTTTACATTGCCCTGCCTCCGTTGTATTTGCTAAAAAGAGGGAAAGACGAGCGGTATTGCTGGACTGAAGAAGAACGTAAAATCCTCACCGCCGAAATGGCAAAAGATGGTAAGGAAGACAGTGTAGGTATCCAGCGTTATAAGGGTTTGGGAGAAATGAACCCAGAGCAGCTTTGGACGACTACTATGGATCCAAATGTGCGCTCAATCAAACAGGTGAATATAGAATCGGCAGCAGAAGCAGATCACCTGTTCAGTGTACTGATGGGAGATGAAGTCGCCCCTCGAAGAGAATTTATTGAGAAAAACGCGAAGTACGCTAAAATCGATACCTGA
- the ppk1 gene encoding polyphosphate kinase 1: MKPAIVEKYDSIIQQSDLVSRDLSWLKFNERVLDQSKKIHRNVFEKLKFLAITASNLDEFFMIRVGSLYNYLDYDKERVDYSGLREEPFKMKLMDESHKFHVEQHEHFSQTIMPELQSQGVLLCNISKLTDKEQEKVHDYFVKAIYPMLTPMVYDGYRTFPILMNKLLVFGVVTTSPGDRQDMRKMSFVQIPANIPRFFEIEREDSLLLIPIEEVIRENIVSLFRNVQIEGISLFRITRNGDFTLEESEDMDANFLEEVKRKLMERKSGRVVRIEIEEGYSKWMMNSLLERWNLKMDSVFLVKRASLIDFTGLWQIVGNKKFRERLPQTPDPVKPLSYQDEGIADIFDVLKEKDILLHHPYNNIDSILDLVEKASEDPDVMAIKMTIYRLAKDSRITKALLKAAENGKHVSVLFEVKARFDEENNIREAKKLQKAGCFVIYGISHLKTHTKLLLIVRRDGGEISRYVHLGSGNYNEDTARLYTDIGLMTTNEVLANDVSEFFNVITGHSMPSQYKNLITAPRDMRNQLIEYIEKEAENARNGLPSGIFIKVNSLEDSEIIYALYRASQSGVTVKLIVRGICCLRPGRVGLSENIEVLSIVGDFLEHSRIYYFHNNGDTRTYAGSADMMVRSFDKRLEALFKVESPLLEKQLMNILSYNLKDNVNSYVMQEDGSYVAKQAVGDEPQFNVHREFFDLDAGKVMQVQLVQ; the protein is encoded by the coding sequence ATGAAACCGGCAATTGTTGAGAAGTACGATTCTATTATCCAGCAGAGTGATTTGGTAAGCCGAGACCTTAGTTGGTTGAAGTTTAACGAGCGTGTTTTGGATCAGTCGAAGAAGATTCATCGTAATGTCTTTGAAAAACTTAAATTCCTTGCCATTACCGCTTCCAATTTGGATGAGTTTTTTATGATTCGGGTAGGTTCACTTTATAACTATCTTGATTACGACAAGGAAAGGGTGGATTATTCGGGATTGAGAGAAGAGCCATTTAAGATGAAATTGATGGATGAAAGCCATAAGTTTCATGTAGAGCAGCACGAGCATTTTTCCCAAACCATCATGCCGGAGCTCCAAAGCCAAGGAGTGCTGCTTTGTAATATATCTAAGCTCACAGACAAAGAACAGGAAAAAGTCCATGACTATTTTGTCAAAGCTATATATCCAATGCTTACACCTATGGTGTATGATGGCTATAGGACTTTCCCTATTCTGATGAATAAGCTGCTGGTGTTTGGGGTAGTGACTACCAGTCCGGGTGATAGGCAGGATATGCGTAAGATGAGTTTTGTCCAGATTCCGGCCAATATTCCACGGTTTTTTGAAATTGAGCGAGAGGATTCTCTTTTGCTTATACCCATAGAGGAAGTCATCAGGGAAAATATTGTTTCGCTTTTCAGAAATGTCCAGATCGAAGGGATTAGTCTTTTCAGAATTACCAGAAATGGGGATTTCACTTTGGAAGAAAGTGAAGACATGGATGCGAATTTCCTCGAGGAGGTAAAGCGAAAACTCATGGAAAGAAAGAGCGGGAGGGTAGTAAGGATAGAAATAGAGGAAGGATATAGCAAGTGGATGATGAATTCCCTATTGGAAAGATGGAATCTGAAAATGGACTCTGTTTTTCTGGTCAAAAGGGCTAGTCTGATTGATTTTACTGGGCTTTGGCAGATTGTAGGAAATAAGAAATTCCGCGAGCGCCTACCTCAGACCCCTGATCCTGTAAAACCCTTGTCTTACCAAGATGAAGGTATTGCGGATATTTTTGATGTGTTGAAAGAGAAGGATATCCTTCTGCATCACCCGTATAATAACATTGATTCAATTCTTGATTTGGTAGAGAAAGCATCCGAAGACCCAGATGTGATGGCCATCAAAATGACCATTTACAGACTAGCGAAGGACAGTAGAATCACCAAAGCATTGCTGAAAGCTGCAGAAAACGGGAAGCATGTTTCTGTCTTATTTGAAGTGAAGGCAAGGTTTGATGAAGAAAACAATATACGTGAAGCCAAAAAGCTACAGAAAGCCGGGTGCTTTGTGATTTATGGGATTTCACATCTGAAAACCCATACCAAATTATTGTTGATCGTACGCCGTGACGGTGGTGAGATTTCTAGGTATGTACATTTAGGCTCTGGTAATTACAACGAAGATACCGCCAGGCTATATACCGATATAGGTTTGATGACCACCAATGAGGTTTTGGCGAACGATGTGTCGGAGTTTTTCAACGTAATTACCGGGCATTCCATGCCTTCCCAGTATAAAAACCTTATCACTGCCCCTCGTGATATGAGAAACCAGCTGATCGAGTACATAGAGAAAGAGGCTGAAAATGCCAGAAATGGGCTTCCAAGCGGTATTTTTATTAAGGTAAACTCCCTAGAGGATTCTGAAATAATTTATGCACTTTACCGTGCCTCCCAGTCTGGCGTGACGGTTAAGCTTATTGTACGTGGTATTTGCTGTCTCCGTCCGGGTAGGGTGGGGTTAAGTGAGAACATAGAGGTGCTCTCTATAGTAGGTGACTTCTTAGAACATTCCAGGATTTATTACTTCCATAACAATGGAGATACCCGGACTTATGCGGGAAGTGCGGATATGATGGTGAGGAGTTTTGACAAAAGACTGGAAGCGCTCTTCAAGGTGGAATCCCCTCTGCTGGAAAAGCAACTGATGAATATTCTTTCCTATAATCTCAAGGATAATGTGAATTCCTATGTGATGCAAGAAGACGGTTCATATGTGGCAAAACAGGCTGTGGGGGATGAACCTCAATTCAATGTCCATCGCGAATTCTTCGACTTGGATGCAGGCAAGGTCATGCAGGTCCAGTTAGTCCAATAA
- a CDS encoding DUF3078 domain-containing protein, whose translation MKRISTFLLLILFSGQLFAQEDDTLIPSDTSYWLKEIGGGLNLNQAAFSGNWQGGGVNSIALGFYLNGRANYAKDKWSWDNTMDFIYGVVKNKGEEGRKSNDRIFLDSKIGYKINDKWNYFFSVNFLSQFAPGYNFPEGEDKVLISKFVNPAYLTTSLGVEYKPNDEFSLRMSPFSPRWTFVSDTDLYLNVPQNYGVEIGETVRTEWLAFSLLADYNKKLSENLSLMIRYQMYANYETLAFDAIDHRLDFGLTAKVSNLVNVSLTSLMIYDLDQDSEIQFSQGLALGIAFKRGNFPEKK comes from the coding sequence ATGAAAAGAATTTCAACATTTTTACTCTTGATTCTATTTTCTGGGCAACTATTTGCCCAAGAAGATGATACTTTAATCCCGTCAGATACGAGCTATTGGCTCAAAGAAATAGGCGGAGGTTTGAATCTAAACCAAGCAGCTTTCAGTGGTAACTGGCAAGGCGGTGGCGTAAATTCCATCGCTTTGGGGTTTTACCTCAATGGTCGTGCAAATTATGCAAAAGACAAATGGTCCTGGGACAATACCATGGATTTTATCTACGGTGTGGTAAAAAACAAAGGGGAAGAGGGGCGTAAGTCTAATGACAGGATTTTTCTCGATTCCAAAATTGGGTATAAGATCAACGACAAATGGAATTATTTCTTTTCGGTGAATTTTCTTTCCCAGTTTGCTCCTGGATATAACTTTCCTGAAGGGGAAGATAAGGTGCTTATTTCCAAATTTGTCAACCCTGCATACCTTACCACCTCTTTAGGGGTAGAATATAAGCCGAATGATGAGTTTAGCTTACGTATGTCACCATTTTCTCCAAGATGGACTTTTGTTTCGGACACGGATTTATATTTGAATGTGCCACAGAATTATGGAGTGGAAATAGGAGAAACCGTCCGCACCGAATGGCTGGCTTTCAGCTTACTGGCTGATTACAACAAAAAGCTATCTGAAAATCTCTCCTTGATGATTAGGTATCAGATGTATGCTAATTACGAAACCTTGGCATTTGATGCGATTGACCATAGATTAGACTTCGGACTCACAGCGAAAGTATCGAACCTGGTGAACGTTAGTTTGACTAGTCTGATGATCTACGATTTGGATCAGGATAGCGAAATTCAATTTAGCCAAGGATTAGCATTGGGAATTGCATTTAAACGAGGTAACTTCCCTGAAAAGAAATAA
- a CDS encoding SLC13 family permease gives MTFEIGLVFSIIGIAIILFFTEKFTIDTVSIGVMVTFLLTGILNIEEGLAGFSNPATITVAAMFVVSAAIFHTGLLESFTHKLSAQAQKGETYLLLSLMVSAGFLSAFISDTAVVALLMPAVIRLDKTNNIPPSKLLMPLSFGALMGGICTLLGTSTNILVSGIADKAGLPAFGVFEMSLMGLVFFAAGLVYMLTIGRWLTPNRKAKTDLGESVQLGNYLSELVILSEYGQINEPLYKQELFNKFPIKPLQIIRSDGRKVRVYPNTSIQEGDIIRINCDKENLEKIKSTTGIELKADLKWDEENITDEDERLYEALVTPNSFLVNKSIKGMNFKKLYNQVLVIGIRHRSDMLDSLLSRTALRAGDILLLRATEDSIQSIENSEDLLLLSETKQQPIKKLRSILTLVVLALVIGLASFEVFPIVVTAVAGAIALIMLGSLTTEQAYKAIDWKVVLMLAGVLSMGAALQKTGGAELIGASIVDTVGDFGPRAVMSALFALTFLMTNVMSNNATAALLAPIAITIAASLQVDSRPMLMAVTFAASLSFMTPMGYQTNTMIYTPGNYRFSDYIKIGTPLNLLLWLVATIGIPFFFPF, from the coding sequence ATGACCTTTGAGATAGGTTTGGTTTTTTCAATTATAGGAATCGCCATCATTCTTTTTTTTACAGAAAAATTCACCATCGATACCGTATCCATCGGTGTGATGGTGACATTCTTGCTAACAGGAATACTAAATATAGAGGAGGGTTTAGCTGGATTCTCCAACCCAGCCACTATTACCGTAGCTGCCATGTTTGTGGTATCTGCTGCAATTTTCCATACAGGTCTTCTGGAAAGTTTCACCCACAAACTCAGTGCGCAGGCTCAAAAAGGCGAAACTTACCTTCTTTTAAGTTTAATGGTCTCTGCCGGATTTCTTTCTGCTTTCATCAGTGATACTGCGGTAGTGGCACTACTCATGCCAGCAGTTATCCGTCTGGATAAAACCAACAACATTCCCCCTTCCAAGTTGCTCATGCCACTATCCTTTGGTGCGCTGATGGGAGGGATATGTACTTTACTGGGTACAAGCACCAATATCCTTGTGAGCGGAATAGCTGATAAAGCCGGATTACCTGCTTTTGGGGTTTTTGAAATGAGCTTGATGGGCTTGGTATTTTTCGCCGCAGGCCTCGTCTATATGCTGACCATAGGAAGGTGGCTTACTCCCAACAGGAAAGCCAAAACAGATTTGGGAGAAAGTGTGCAGTTAGGAAACTATCTATCTGAATTAGTAATCCTATCTGAATATGGGCAAATAAATGAACCTCTTTACAAGCAGGAACTTTTTAACAAATTCCCAATAAAACCACTGCAGATTATCCGCTCGGACGGCAGGAAGGTAAGGGTATATCCAAATACATCCATTCAGGAAGGAGACATCATCCGCATCAACTGTGACAAAGAGAATCTTGAAAAAATCAAATCCACCACCGGGATCGAACTTAAAGCTGACCTAAAATGGGATGAGGAGAACATCACTGATGAGGACGAAAGGCTCTACGAAGCACTGGTCACTCCCAATTCATTCTTGGTTAACAAAAGTATCAAAGGGATGAACTTTAAGAAACTATACAACCAAGTGCTGGTAATCGGGATCAGGCATAGATCGGATATGCTCGATTCCTTACTTTCCAGAACAGCTTTAAGGGCAGGAGACATTCTGCTTCTGAGAGCGACAGAAGATTCTATACAAAGTATAGAAAATAGTGAGGACTTGTTGCTACTCTCGGAAACTAAACAGCAACCTATTAAAAAGCTCAGAAGTATATTGACATTGGTAGTCTTGGCTCTTGTAATAGGCTTGGCATCCTTTGAAGTTTTCCCTATAGTCGTTACGGCAGTGGCAGGAGCTATCGCACTTATAATGCTGGGGTCACTAACTACCGAACAAGCTTACAAAGCTATTGACTGGAAAGTAGTCTTAATGCTTGCAGGAGTGCTATCTATGGGTGCGGCACTTCAAAAAACAGGTGGAGCCGAATTAATCGGTGCATCAATTGTGGACACGGTAGGTGATTTTGGGCCTAGAGCTGTCATGAGCGCCCTATTCGCCCTTACCTTTTTGATGACTAACGTGATGTCCAATAATGCAACCGCAGCACTCCTAGCCCCAATAGCGATCACCATAGCTGCTTCTTTGCAGGTAGATTCCAGACCCATGCTCATGGCAGTCACTTTCGCTGCAAGTTTAAGCTTTATGACTCCTATGGGTTACCAAACCAATACCATGATCTATACACCTGGGAATTATAGATTTAGTGACTATATAAAAATAGGAACGCCTTTAAATCTTCTTCTTTGGCTAGTGGCTACTATTGGAATTCCTTTTTTCTTTCCCTTTTAA
- a CDS encoding GNAT family N-acetyltransferase, whose product MNKKEAEIIPAIDKELLKAELVPERFLRYTNNGDNLVYLVDFHNSPNVVREIGRLRELTFRAAGGGTGLELDLDENDICENCYEQLVTWNPEDEEIVAGYRLINCKNSVKADGTLNLSTTHLFDFTERFIKDYIPFTIELGRSFVQPKYQPALDNRKGIFSLDNLWDGLGAVVLMNPEVKYLFGKVTMYPHFNREARDLLLMFMNYYFPDKEGLVKPKEQLKLGYETDLIKSGNPFQGLEYKEGYKLLNSKIRAYGENIPPLINTYMNLSPTMMTFGTALNDEFGEVEETGILITLADIYETKKHRHMDTFERDRIYGSRKDV is encoded by the coding sequence ATGAATAAAAAAGAAGCAGAAATAATTCCGGCAATCGACAAAGAACTATTAAAGGCTGAGTTGGTACCGGAGCGTTTTTTACGTTATACCAATAACGGCGATAACTTGGTTTACCTGGTGGATTTCCATAATTCCCCGAATGTGGTCAGGGAAATTGGTCGCTTACGGGAACTGACCTTCAGGGCAGCAGGTGGCGGTACAGGTCTGGAATTGGATCTGGACGAAAACGACATTTGTGAAAACTGCTATGAGCAACTAGTGACCTGGAATCCCGAAGATGAGGAGATTGTTGCCGGATATCGATTGATCAATTGCAAAAATTCTGTCAAGGCAGATGGTACTCTAAATCTTTCCACTACCCATTTATTTGATTTTACAGAACGTTTCATAAAAGACTATATTCCGTTTACTATAGAATTGGGCAGGTCCTTTGTGCAGCCGAAATATCAACCAGCGTTAGATAATAGAAAGGGAATATTCAGTCTGGACAATCTTTGGGATGGTTTGGGGGCTGTGGTATTGATGAATCCTGAGGTGAAATATCTTTTTGGGAAAGTCACCATGTATCCGCACTTCAACAGAGAGGCAAGGGATTTGTTGCTGATGTTTATGAATTACTATTTCCCGGACAAAGAAGGGCTGGTAAAGCCGAAGGAGCAACTGAAACTAGGCTACGAGACCGATCTCATCAAGTCCGGGAATCCATTCCAAGGACTGGAATACAAAGAAGGGTATAAGCTGCTAAATAGTAAAATAAGAGCCTATGGTGAGAATATACCCCCACTGATCAATACCTATATGAATCTATCTCCTACCATGATGACGTTTGGTACTGCTCTGAATGATGAATTTGGTGAGGTAGAGGAGACAGGCATATTAATCACGTTGGCGGATATCTATGAAACCAAAAAACATAGGCACATGGATACCTTTGAGCGGGACAGAATATATGGAAGCAGAAAAGATGTCTGA